The Polyangiaceae bacterium genome includes a region encoding these proteins:
- a CDS encoding serine/threonine protein kinase, whose amino-acid sequence MPKKDPYLGCTIDGRYKVETVLGEGGMGVVYQCRHTIIGKKVAMKVLRSDLARDKEVTERFLNEAKAASAIGNPHIIDISDFGQFPDGSTYFVMEHLDGIPLTKIVDDGKAVPVPRILEVARQLAEGLAAAHEAGIVHRDLKPDNIFLVERGTSKDFVKILDFGIAKVSTSGEGKLTRAGAVFGTPHYMSPEQAAGAPVDHRGDIYSFGVILYELASGKVPFDADNFMGILTQHMYKAPVPIRALVPAPQEVPPGLEAIVLKCLSKRPEQRYQTMAELVADLDKVKDGAIPSAVPEMMNRSGGFNVPADYFKKGQSGGMPAPMPASPVGRVALRTRWPLFAGIAGVVTAMVIVIAIFAKSSDSPAAPTAKVPSAAPAPVAPPTPPSAAAAPAAPEKHEVVMAIEPLDAHVFVGEDDKGASPVVLEVGDGETLEIQIRREGYETKTLSVDASEARRSVKLDKLPGAKPPRFVKKPPATKKPPATKKPPATKTKPGFGDPGIVNPWND is encoded by the coding sequence ATGCCGAAGAAGGACCCGTACCTCGGCTGCACCATCGACGGCCGCTACAAGGTGGAGACGGTCCTGGGCGAGGGCGGCATGGGCGTCGTCTACCAATGTCGCCACACCATCATCGGCAAGAAGGTGGCGATGAAGGTCCTGCGCTCGGATCTGGCGCGGGACAAGGAAGTCACCGAGCGGTTTCTGAACGAGGCCAAGGCCGCCAGCGCCATCGGCAACCCCCACATCATCGACATCAGCGACTTCGGCCAGTTTCCGGACGGCTCCACCTACTTCGTGATGGAGCACCTGGACGGCATTCCGCTGACCAAGATCGTGGACGACGGCAAGGCCGTGCCCGTGCCCCGCATCTTGGAGGTGGCGCGGCAGCTGGCCGAGGGCTTGGCGGCCGCTCACGAAGCCGGGATCGTCCATCGCGATCTGAAACCCGACAACATCTTTTTGGTGGAGCGCGGCACCAGCAAAGACTTCGTGAAGATCCTGGACTTCGGCATCGCCAAGGTTTCCACCAGCGGCGAAGGCAAGCTGACGCGAGCGGGCGCGGTGTTCGGCACGCCGCACTACATGTCGCCGGAGCAGGCGGCGGGCGCGCCGGTGGACCACCGCGGCGACATCTACTCATTTGGCGTCATCCTGTACGAGCTGGCCAGCGGCAAGGTGCCCTTCGACGCCGACAACTTCATGGGCATCCTGACGCAGCACATGTACAAGGCGCCAGTTCCGATCCGCGCCCTGGTGCCTGCGCCCCAGGAGGTCCCGCCGGGCCTGGAAGCCATCGTGCTCAAGTGCCTGTCGAAGCGCCCGGAGCAGCGTTACCAGACGATGGCGGAGCTGGTCGCCGATCTGGACAAGGTCAAGGACGGCGCCATCCCCAGCGCCGTGCCGGAGATGATGAACCGCTCCGGCGGCTTCAACGTCCCGGCGGACTACTTCAAGAAGGGGCAGAGCGGCGGCATGCCCGCGCCGATGCCCGCGTCCCCCGTCGGGCGCGTGGCCCTGCGCACACGCTGGCCGCTGTTCGCGGGCATCGCCGGCGTGGTCACCGCCATGGTGATCGTGATCGCGATCTTCGCCAAGAGCTCCGACAGCCCGGCGGCGCCCACGGCGAAGGTGCCCAGCGCTGCGCCCGCCCCCGTCGCGCCACCGACTCCGCCTTCTGCCGCCGCCGCGCCCGCAGCGCCGGAAAAGCACGAGGTGGTGATGGCCATCGAGCCCCTCGACGCCCACGTGTTCGTCGGGGAAGACGACAAGGGCGCCAGCCCCGTGGTGCTCGAGGTCGGAGACGGCGAGACTCTGGAAATCCAGATCCGGCGGGAGGGCTACGAGACCAAGACGCTGTCGGTGGACGCGAGCGAAGCGCGCCGCAGCGTCAAGCTGGACAAGCTCCCGGGCGCGAAGCCACCGCGGTTCGTGAAGAAGCCGCCCGCCACCAAGAAGCCGCCTGCCACCAAGAAGCCGCCCGCTACCAAGACCAAGCCGGGCTTCGGCGATCCGGGAATCGTCAATCCCTGGAACGATTGA
- a CDS encoding ABC transporter permease, whose amino-acid sequence MGFPLDLAVRYMRSKKSGFVSVGTMFAVIGVSLGVAALATVMSVTGGFRAEFRKKVLGVNAHVLILKYSTDFREYRKVMEQMKEVPGVVGIAPFVIDPMMVTHGDKTATGVLLKGVDPQRMPEVLDLPKHIVEGSLNGLRLPGAKPPERRRKSFLDDLPDEPLAPKKKKKAGATDLPSKNPVLREIEREIASADAGAPAAADLDAGVDAGQEWTVDDNAPVGDIVPDGGYQSELPEDDELPPDVDPDPCANPDAISKLPGIVVGKTLKENLGVKLGDCVQVTSPTIGFTYSRGSIHAPVAKQFRVIAVFDAGFDQYDSKLVYTDLYEAEGFGDSGDSVTGIEMKVADIDQARDIARDIDNRLGDGIYHTMDWEELNHGLFTALRIQQILMSLVLALIIVVAAFTVIATLIMVVLDKKKEIAVLKAMGAKNSAVLRAFLYQGAIIGVLGTAIGLGLGIAVCRGLLVYGFPLDPKVYFISRLPVQVRPVEFAMVGVFAIVVCLVATVWPAMYAARLRPAEAFREQQ is encoded by the coding sequence GTGGGCTTTCCCCTCGATCTCGCCGTCCGCTACATGCGCTCCAAGAAGAGCGGGTTCGTGTCCGTGGGCACCATGTTCGCGGTCATCGGCGTGTCTCTCGGCGTCGCTGCCCTGGCGACGGTGATGAGCGTGACCGGTGGCTTCCGCGCGGAGTTTCGCAAGAAGGTCCTCGGGGTCAACGCCCACGTCCTGATCCTCAAGTACTCGACGGACTTCCGCGAGTACCGGAAGGTGATGGAGCAGATGAAGGAAGTCCCCGGCGTGGTCGGTATCGCGCCCTTCGTCATCGATCCCATGATGGTGACTCACGGGGACAAGACCGCGACGGGTGTGCTGCTCAAGGGTGTCGATCCCCAGCGCATGCCGGAGGTCTTGGATCTACCGAAGCACATCGTGGAGGGCAGCCTGAACGGCCTGCGGTTGCCCGGGGCCAAGCCACCGGAGCGACGCCGCAAGTCCTTCCTGGATGATCTGCCGGACGAGCCGTTGGCTCCCAAGAAGAAGAAGAAGGCGGGAGCGACGGACCTGCCCAGCAAGAACCCCGTGCTGCGCGAGATCGAGAGGGAGATCGCGAGTGCGGATGCCGGTGCGCCCGCCGCCGCGGATCTGGACGCGGGGGTGGATGCCGGCCAGGAATGGACCGTCGACGACAACGCCCCCGTGGGTGACATCGTCCCCGACGGTGGCTACCAGTCCGAGCTGCCCGAAGACGACGAGCTACCGCCCGACGTCGATCCGGATCCGTGCGCCAATCCCGACGCTATCAGCAAGCTGCCGGGCATCGTGGTGGGCAAGACCCTCAAGGAAAACCTGGGCGTGAAGCTCGGGGATTGCGTGCAGGTCACCAGCCCGACCATCGGGTTCACCTATTCCCGGGGCTCGATCCACGCTCCGGTGGCCAAGCAGTTCCGCGTGATTGCCGTGTTCGATGCGGGCTTCGACCAGTACGACTCCAAGCTGGTGTACACCGACCTTTACGAGGCGGAGGGCTTCGGGGATTCCGGCGACAGCGTCACCGGTATCGAGATGAAGGTCGCCGACATCGATCAGGCGCGGGACATCGCGCGCGACATCGACAACCGCCTGGGTGACGGCATCTATCACACGATGGACTGGGAAGAGCTGAACCACGGGCTGTTCACCGCCCTGCGCATTCAGCAGATATTGATGAGCCTGGTGCTGGCTCTGATCATCGTGGTGGCGGCCTTCACCGTGATCGCCACGCTGATCATGGTGGTGCTCGACAAGAAGAAGGAGATCGCGGTGCTCAAGGCGATGGGCGCCAAGAACTCCGCCGTCCTCCGCGCCTTCCTGTACCAGGGCGCCATCATCGGCGTGCTCGGTACCGCCATCGGCCTGGGGCTGGGCATCGCGGTGTGCCGCGGTCTCCTGGTCTACGGCTTCCCGCTCGATCCCAAGGTGTATTTCATCTCGCGGCTGCCGGTGCAGGTGCGCCCGGTGGAGTTCGCCATGGTCGGAGTGTTCGCCATCGTGGTGTGCCTGGTGGCCACCGTGTGGCCGGCCATGTACGCCGCGCGGCTTCGCCCCGCCGAGGCGTTCCGCGAGCAACAATAG